AGCTTGGACTGTATCTACCAACTCATGTATTGAGCCATGGGACCATATTTAAGGAAGTCCATTTTACTGCTGCATCAGGAGCAACAACAGATTttcccacacacacacacaagcatgCGCACGCAGCTTTGGtacttctatatttttcttgtctatcatCCAGATCAAGTATGGTGAAATGAGAGGTCACGAGGCACTTTCAAGTCGAGCAGAGAGCAATAAATCAATGATCTTACTGTTTGAAGATAGGCGGGGAAACGTCATGTATCAGGTTACTCGATGAGACAGGATTATGGGCTCCAACACTTTACATAACTAATGATTTTCATCTACTACAGGcgtaaaagttttaatttttaaagggCAGTGGGTtcacaaaaggaagaaagagatgCGAAAACCAGGGTGGAACATAAGTCTGGGCTGCTTGAAACGGGACACCGTGTTTTGTCCATTTTGAATGAAAATGTTCGTTTCATTTTTGTCTACATGGGCACCGACTACGCAGCGGTTCCCCACCCGACTGCAATAAGAGTTTCTCATgggttaaaaaggaaaagcaacAGGACAAGGATGTTGTTTTGAAAGCTAGCAATGAAaaccccacacacacacacacacacacacacacacacacacacacacaagcatgCGCACGCAGCTTTGGtacttctatatttttcttgtctatcatCCAGATCATACTTCCAGATCAAGTATGGTGAAATGAGCAACAATAGCTGAAGGTCACAAGGCACTTCAAGTCGAGCAAAGATCGAATCAATGATCTTACTGTTTGAAGATGGGAGGGGCAACGTAATGTATCAGGTTACTCGATGAGACGGGATTACGGGCTCCAACACTTGACATAACTAGAACTGCACTTTCGTTATGGAATGCTTAGAATATTGCTCTTCCGTATTCAGAATGAAACATTTTCATAGACTATACGTTGCCCATAAATGAAATGGAAAGcatagttttaaaaattaaccAAGACACTTTTAAGgctttcaaaaataataaaactaaataaatactACACACCAAAATAAACTATATACGAATTTCAGAAAAAACTAGTTGCATCAAGtggtttggattcgaagatgagttgagataggttgtgaatagtagtgagatgagttgtgaatagtagtgagatttgtgaattaaatttgttgaatagtagtgaatagtagtgagatgagttgagatgaattgagatgggcTATGAATACAAAGGTAATATCAGACCAAGGAAAAAAATCCTGCAAGTTATATAGCCAAGAAAACATtgaacaataaaaaattctccGGCTTCTGACATACAAATTATTTGAGATCTTATTTTACAGTCACATTACCTGGCTAAGCCTCTGGCTCATTGCAACAATTAGTACAAAAAACATTCAAGCGAAAAATTGCAGCTAACTGTGGTTTGAATCAAATGCTACTAGCGATCTATAAATGATTTGTTCATGAGGTTGACAGCATCATCCAGGAACTGCATCAAAGAAACCGGCAACCAGATCAATCATGATAAAGTTATAAGCCATAAATGAAGATTTTCATGTTTGATGTGTGAAAGCTTAATAATATTCCTTCTCCTGATAGACTACTGCTTCAAACTAGAATAAAAgcagaaacaacaaaaaattaaagccCACACTATAACTGTAACAACGGATTATTTTCCGAGTATCTGTTGCACTTATCCACCTACCACCGAATCAAGGAACAAATAACTGCAATAAAGGCTGCTAGTAGTGTGGAACTATTGACCCTTCACAGCAGATCTAAAGTAATTTCAGTTTTGACATCCTTCATTGAAATGTCCTCATAGGGTAGTCACCAACTATTCAATATCCGAATGGTTTGTCAACATGTGCACATTATAACAGGTACCTAACACACACAAAGATAAGTTGgagaatataaataaactacTTCTCAAAACATGAAGTTTTACCTTTCCAAGTGACTTGAGTTCTCGTCCAACTGgttctaaaaattttatgttaacatttatagGCCATACCTGTCCATATGCAAAAGCAGATCAACAAAAGGGAATATAACCAATATTGCAATGTCATTGAGAACAATATCAGAAATAAAActcaaatgaaatatataaaaattaagaaacaaagTCCACAAAAAAGCAAACCCTAATCAACAACTATACCAATTAATTAACGACTTTGAATGCTCTCTCTTAGAGATTATCCTTGTTAGGTTAGCATCACAAAATCAGAATAAGCAAGTACGTTTAAATGCcacaaaataattcacaatttaATCTAGAGATAGATaaagggtgagagagagagcatctACCAGTAGCCACAAGCAATGCGTAGCTAGTTCAGATGTGCCACCTAGCTTGGTAACAACATATAAATGAAATCATAGCCAGAAGTTTTATACAATGGCAAAAACTAATGAAATCGAGGGGTCCGTGTGCCTTGGCATTCAACTATTTTTAAATCCTCTAACATTACCAAACCAAATCATCCAAatcattctgaaaaaaaataacacatctTGTAGGAGACAAGCTTCTATTCCACACTAAGCACCTCTTAAATTCAGGATGGCACCAAATTTGGATGAAAATTGTGTTGGTTACACAATCTGGATAGCCTGTTATGTTTAATGTGTGGGATGTGCTGGTTTGAATATATTTAACAGCAAATAAATCagactaacaaaaaataaaattctatattACAATCAGTTCAGATCTATGATAGTTTTTTGTACGTGTATTTAAATTCTAGTTTCCATATCCAACATCTCATATCAGTCTTGAAACCAAAAACTTGTATCTGCTTCTAATATATAGTCTTTTACAGTAATAAGCTCACCAATAGCACCATTTGCACTTTTTAGTAAAGATttcttacaaaaattttaataagcTCACCTATAGCCTGTGGTGCTTTTTAATAAGTATTTcctatatatagaataaattaataagcTCACCAACACCTCACAAACAACTTGATCCTTGAGGTCAGGGCCAGAAGGGGGTCAGTCTTCTTGGTGCCCTCAAGATTTTGAAATAACTTTCTTagcttcctaaaaaaaaatatttataatacacATCGTTTgtgtttcaaaaattttaaaaataatgtattttcgttttccaaacctcaaaatTTAGCCCAAagcctaaaattatttttttttcccaaactttGAAAGTTTGGatccaaaattttctaaaagCTAAAGAATACCTATTCTTTCACTTTTAAACTCTTAAAGCACACAACTCTTTTCTTCCTCCATTACTCTCTTCAACCTCTTGCTTGTTctaattttcttcctttctttcccaAAATCACAAGTTCAAAGGGAATGCAAAATATACTAAGTTTTCAGTTGAAGATGGAAAACCTTTATTTACATTTTGTAATCTTCCATTATCACATTCGTATGTTACTGTATATCAGAaaacatccaaataaaaaattatttcattattataatatcaattaCACCCTCCAATAAAAAAGTTgttggctcttccactgcatgaGGTTGCAGTATGATTTCCTTTCACAAATTCCTGCCATGACAAAGGGAAGCAAATAGGACAAAACAACCAATAAATTCTTCACTGAAGAATTAACAAATGGGCTTTCCATTCATTTGTAGCCTTGAACTCCTTCTGCTTGATGCAATGTGTCTATGTGTGTTACATTAGTTAAGGTGACATTACCATACACCCGTGTTATAGATCCTTAACATATAAACATTTTGACGATTTGTTGTATCCTACGTATATAGTTTTTTGTACAATTATGAGTAGCAGAATTCagctttaaaaaatatttcattattataatatcaGTTAGCTCccaaagaaatttttttcacTCCGCCACTGCTTGGCGTTGTAGTATGATATACCTTCCACAAATTCCATCGCAACTCCTACCCTTAACAAGATAAAGCTGCCACACCTAAAGGAATCTAGTAGGACAAAACAATCGATGAATTGTCCACTGAAGACATAACAAGTAGATTTTCCATTCATTTGTAACACTGAAGCACTACTACTGTATGTCACACAGATGCCCATCGAAATCTCCAAAAGATAAATATGATAACGATAGGTCGACTAACAATTCCTCGAATTTAcaattcaaacattaaaaataataaaataaaatatgactcTTTCTGATAATAATGAAGATAGAAAAGAAGAACCTTGACACCGAGTAATTTGATGGGTGTAATCTGTCCTGGGACAATGCATTCTGGCCCTGCCACTTCCACTATTGCTTCCATTGCCATCCCACTTCCTATCGGATTCTGATGCTGCGCCCAAAACCCAGAAACATGAGAATCAATTTGAGTCTTGACAAATAGTATAACTAACCGTACAATTATATACATGTAAACAAACCAGTATTACAACGTGTCTAGtgtcacagagagagagagagagagagagagagagagagagcgctaaCCTTCATGACGTGGAGGGCGTAACTGGAAGTGGGAGTTTGGGGAAGACGGAGCGAAGGGGACTGGTGAATTTTGGGTATAGGCTTTGCAGAGGGTGCTGCCCTCCATGGGGCGTCCTTTTGAAGAGAAGCAGCTGGTGTTCCCTTTCTGGACATACTGTTATTTTGTGGCATGAGAGTGTGATGCTAATGAATATGGAGGGGAAGTGATGAGTGAGTGTTTCGTGTACCAAGGACGGGATGGGAACgcagaggaggaagaggagctgGAGCTGTGGAAGGAGGGTTTCGGATTTCCTGACTTTTGGTAAGAGGAAGATCATGTTAAATGTTGTCTTGTAGCCGGGGGGTTGGTTTTGCGAACACCCACGTTATagtaagggcatgtttggaatttcatcttatctcaaaatttttatttcatctatttcattttattccatgtcatttccaaaaaaataatttaaattcaaaattttcaaactaatcaatacaatttttttttaaaaaaatcattacaattttttatccCAATTAACCGAACACCACGACTTCTCAAAAAGTTCGTATGCACATTAGAGCTC
This genomic interval from Juglans regia cultivar Chandler chromosome 3, Walnut 2.0, whole genome shotgun sequence contains the following:
- the LOC109011995 gene encoding uncharacterized protein LOC109011995, with the protein product MPQNNSMSRKGTPAASLQKDAPWRAAPSAKPIPKIHQSPSLRLPQTPTSSYALHVMKHQNPIGSGMAMEAIVEVAGPECIVPGQITPIKLLGVKVWPINVNIKFLEPVGRELKSLGKFLDDAVNLMNKSFIDR